The genomic window AGGGCGCGAGCGGCTGTTCCCGGTACGTCTCCCAGGTGCCCTCGAAGGTGACGACGAGGTCGGCGATACGGGCGTAGGCGGGGTGCGGCGGGGTGCCGTGGTTGAGGGCGAGGGTGGCGGAGCCCCCGCCCCAGACGGCCGCCGCGAGCCGCCGGTAGTAGTCGAACTCGCCGAGGCCGGCGGGCACTTGGTCGAGGAACGTGCCGTCGGTGCCGTACCAGGCCTGATACCTGGTCAGGTCCCGTACGACCTCGGTGACGGGCCGGCGGCCGTAGCCCGTGTCGGCGTACCCGAGGAGCCGTACGCCCGCGGCCCGCAGCCGGTTGGCGACCTGGATGAACGCCGGGTCGGGGGCGTCGCCGGGGCCGCTGGACGGGTTGAGGACGACGCCGTAGAGGCTCGGCGCGGCGGTGACCAACGCGTTCCACTCGGCGGGGCGGGCGGACGGGTGCTCGTAGTAAGGGACGAGGACGGAGGGGCGGGCGGAGGTGCCGGCCGGCCCCCGCTCCGGGCACTCTGTTCTCTCTGCTCTCATCGGTGAGCCGTCGCCCTCCCCAGCAGGCCGCCTACCAGGCCCGCCTGGAGCCCGGCCGCGACGCCGTACACGGTCAGGCCGATCAGGTGCGGGTCGGCCGAGTACATCGCCAGGGCCGTGGTCTGGGCGAGGGCGGCGGCGCAGCACACCGTGGCCGCGCCCAGGACGGCGCCGAAGGACTGCAGGAGCAGGCCGGTCCAGAGCACGGCGCCCAGCAGGAGCAGGCCCGCGAGGCGGGTTCCGTCGAGGACCGGGGCCTGCGGCCACATCGCGGCCGTGGCATGGGCCAGGATCAGCAGGGCGGCGAGATAGCCGGCCAGGCACTGGACCAGGGTCACGGCGGTGGCCCGCCAGAAGGCGCCCGGTGTGCTGGTGGAGCGCAGTCCGGCGAGGCCTCCGCTGCGGAAGCGGTACAGCAGCCATTCGGCGGGGCCCATGCTGAGCGTGAGCGCCACGGCGGCGGGTGTGGCGACCGCGCTGTGCTCCTCACCGGCGAGCACGTCCCCGAGCGCCGCGTACAGCACGAGCACACCGGTGCCGAGGCCGAAGAAGGCGTACGGGAGGGAGGCGGAGAGCCGGGGAGAGGCCGGGTCCTTCTCCGTGGTGGCTCCGGGGGTGCCGAAGGGCAGCAGGGCCGCGAGCCCGGCGGTCCAGCGCGCGAGGCCCAACTCCTTCATGGCTGGCGCCACTTCGTGTGCCGCGAGGATCACGACCGCCGACAGGGACCCGGCCAGCAGGGTGAGCCTCGACCAGTCGGGCACCTGCTGGACCAGGGCGAACAGGGAGCCCGCCGTCATCGGCAGCAGACTGTGGAGAAGGGCCCGTTCACGGCCCATGACCAGCAGGACGGTCGCGGCGCCGAGATAGCAGGACTGTCCGGCGGCGAAGGCCACCGCACCCGGGTCGCCGCCGCCCGCCACGAGGAACGCGACCGCCGCGCCGAGGAGCACACCGACCGGGGCCCCGACGGCGAGGGAGCGGCGGCACGCGTCGCGGTCGCCCAGCCCGAGCCAGGAGTACGCCCGGTGGGCGAGCCCCTGGTTCCACATCCAGCCGCACAGGGCGCCGGCCAGCAGCGGGACCGTACCGGCGGGGAGGCCGAAGCCGTCGCGGGGGCCGGCGAGAAGGGGTGCGCCCAGGACGTAGGCGAGGCCCGGGAGGGCGAAGACCACGCCTCTGAGCAGGCAGCCCAGCAGGCTGATCCGCCAGGGGTCGGGCGCGGGACCGTCCGGTTCGGGATGACCGCGCTCGACGCGTTCGTACAACTCCTCGGCGAGGGCGAAGGAGTTGCGGTACCCGTACCGTTCGCGGGTCCGGTCGTCCGACATGCCGTTGGACTCCAGCAGGGCCGCTATCTCGTCGGGGTGGACGGCGGCCGCCATGAACTCCCGGTACTGCTCGGCGAGTTGATCGATGGGATCGGGGTTGGCCCAACGCGCCCCGCGGCGCTGTCGAGGAATGGCCGGGAGAGTGTTCCGCGGTGCGCCCGGGGGCGTCGGGAGGCTGCCGCTCACCAGTCGGTTCCGTCCGTCGCCACGGTCCGGTACCAGGGGTCGCGCAGTTCGACGGTCCAGTCGGCGACCGTCTCCAGCGCGGGCTCGTACACGGCCTCGCCCTGGCCCGCGAGCTCCAGATAGATCGTGCGGAAGGCGTCCACGGAGCGGCGCAGGGTGAACCGGTCGATGACGCGCCGACGCGCCGACTCGCCCAGTCCGATGCGGCGTGCGTCGTCGCGGAGGAGGACGAGCGCGGCGGCGGCCAGCTGTTCCGGCTCGCGCGGAGGTACGACGATCCCGGTGTCGCCGACCGCCTCGCGGACCCCGCCTACGTCCGTCGAGACGGTCGTACGGCCGCAGGACATGGCCTCGATGATGGAGAACGGGAAGCCCTCGGAGATGGAGGACAGCATCACGATGTGCCCGGCCGCGTACGCGCGCCACACCTCGTTGATCCTGCCCTCGAAGGTGAGCCCGTCCGTGACGCCCAGTTCGGCGGCGAGTTTCTCCAGCTCGGTGCGGTACTCCTCGCCGCCGGGCGGCACGGGTCCGAACAACCGGAGTCTGGTCTCGGGGAGTTCGGCGCGGATCATGGCGTACGCGTGCAGCAGTGTCTCCAGGTCCTTGATGGGGTCGACACGGCCGCACCAGGTGAGGGTGGGCACGTCGGGTTCGGGGCCGGCGTGCGGGAAGGCGGCCGGGTCGACGCCGTTGTAGACCGTGCGGACCTTGTCGCCGTCGGCGCCGCCGCGCTCCTCCCAGCGGCGGTTGTACTGGTTGCAGGGCGTGATGAGGTCGGCGGCGCGGTAGCCGAGCCTGGTCAGCTCGCGGTGGAAGCCGAGCATGAAGGCCTTCACGGGCCAGCGCTGGTCGCCGCTCCGGTGGCCGAGGTAGCGCTCGCGCAGATAGATGCCGTGCTCGGTGAGGAGGAACGGCACGCCGTCCAGCTCACGGGCGGCGAGCGCGGGCAGGGTGGCCAGACCGCCGCTGACCGCGTGGGCCACGCAGTTCTCGGGGATACGGGCGCCGAGCGGCCGTAGGGCGTGTTCCAGCAGGTCGGTCGCGGTGAGCGCGTCGTGGACCGTGGGGTGCGCGGCGGCCGTCGGCAGATGCGGCATCGTCCAGATCCACATCAGCGAGCGCAGTGCGGCCTCCGTGCGCAGCGCCGCCGACAGGCGTCCGTCGCGGGCGAGTTCGGCCAGCTCGTAGAGCGCCTCCCCGAAGTCGCGGGACGCCTCGGGGTCCAGGACGGAGAGCAAAAGCCGTTCATAGGAGTCGGTGAAGCGGCGGCGGGCCGCGCCATACGGGGCACGGGTGCGGCCGGGGCGTGGGCCCCAGGTGGGTACGGAGGTGTGCCGGTACACGTTCGGCGGAAGTTCCCAGGTCACGGGTTCGCGGCCGGTGCCGGTGAGCGACACGAGGTGGAACTCGATGTCGGGCATGCCCTTGACGAGCTGGTCGCACCAGGTGCTCACCCCGCCGTGGACATGCGGATAGGTGCCTTCGGTGAGCATGGTGACATGACGGCCGGTGCGCATCGCTGCGCCGCTCCCCCCTGTTGTGCGGATGATGTACGGGGCCTGGCGGCCCGGACCCCGGCTGCGGGTCCATGGAGGCTGGTCATGCCCCGCGGCGGAGCCGCATGTCGCATACGGCCCCGCGCCCCTTCGGGGCGTTGCCGCTGAGCCTCGTCGCGCCCTACGGCAGCTTGAGCCTGACAGCGGTCTGCGACGGTGCGGGCGTGGTCCAAGCCGAGCGCCCTCCCGCGTATGGCGTCCCGAACACGGTGGTCCCGACGGGGAGTCGCTGGGTGGTCCCCTCCGGTGCGGTCACCGGGATCCGGGTCCCGGGCGGGGCGGTGACGGTGACGGTCACCGTGGTCCCGATCCGGTACGCCGTGACGGTGCCGTTCTCGACGGCGGTCTGCCAGGCGGCCCGGCGTTTCAGCTCCGTGCCGACCGCGCTCTGCCGGGGGTTCTCCAGCGGTGTGTCGGCGGCGAACAGCGCCCGGTAGTCGGCGATCACCTGGTCCAGGACCGGGTAGAGCAGCCGCTCCTCGGCCAGGTTGGACTGGTGCGCGTAGTGCGGTCGCGGGTCGTTGCCGGTGGCGTGCAGCAGGGCGGTACGGACCTCCTGCGGGACGATGTGCGACGCGTAACCGGTGGCCGGGTCCAGCGGGGCGGGCAGACAGGTGGAGGTCGCGTCGTTCTCGCAGACCCCGCTGCCGCCGTCGGCCGCCGAGGTGTAGACCCAGTTGTACTCGTCGACCATCTCCGCGGCCGTGCCCACGTTGTAGTACACGTTCATCGGGTGGCGCGGCACCGTCAGGGCGGCGCCCACCGAACGCTGGCTCGGCTCACGG from Streptomyces sp. DSM 40750 includes these protein-coding regions:
- a CDS encoding spherulation-specific family 4 protein, producing the protein MRAERTECPERGPAGTSARPSVLVPYYEHPSARPAEWNALVTAAPSLYGVVLNPSSGPGDAPDPAFIQVANRLRAAGVRLLGYADTGYGRRPVTEVVRDLTRYQAWYGTDGTFLDQVPAGLGEFDYYRRLAAAVWGGGSATLALNHGTPPHPAYARIADLVVTFEGTWETYREQPLAPWPGGTRGLGAQVCHLVYGVPPDADVGGLARTRGASVHCAVPGVGDHPWGTLPHALEPT
- the pelF gene encoding GT4 family glycosyltransferase PelF produces the protein MRTGRHVTMLTEGTYPHVHGGVSTWCDQLVKGMPDIEFHLVSLTGTGREPVTWELPPNVYRHTSVPTWGPRPGRTRAPYGAARRRFTDSYERLLLSVLDPEASRDFGEALYELAELARDGRLSAALRTEAALRSLMWIWTMPHLPTAAAHPTVHDALTATDLLEHALRPLGARIPENCVAHAVSGGLATLPALAARELDGVPFLLTEHGIYLRERYLGHRSGDQRWPVKAFMLGFHRELTRLGYRAADLITPCNQYNRRWEERGGADGDKVRTVYNGVDPAAFPHAGPEPDVPTLTWCGRVDPIKDLETLLHAYAMIRAELPETRLRLFGPVPPGGEEYRTELEKLAAELGVTDGLTFEGRINEVWRAYAAGHIVMLSSISEGFPFSIIEAMSCGRTTVSTDVGGVREAVGDTGIVVPPREPEQLAAAALVLLRDDARRIGLGESARRRVIDRFTLRRSVDAFRTIYLELAGQGEAVYEPALETVADWTVELRDPWYRTVATDGTDW